One Malus sylvestris chromosome 14, drMalSylv7.2, whole genome shotgun sequence DNA segment encodes these proteins:
- the LOC126599442 gene encoding mavicyanin-like, which produces MATSKAFLFFFLLSTSQVLFVSGIKFEVGGKSGWEVPKSKNGQQMYNEWASKNRFKVDDALSFNYTKDSVMVVTKDEYEKCHSAHPIFYSNNGATTFTLDRPGLFYFISGVAGHCERGQKMIIKVLEPATPPQSADQNATDPSQPKHGSAATAAISSAATLVFCMVSFVVVFFF; this is translated from the exons ATGGCAACCTCCAAagcatttctcttcttttttcttctttctacaTCCCAAGTCCTTTTTGTATCTGGTATCAAATTCGAAGTTGGAGGCAAGAGTGGATGGGAGGTCCCGAAATCGAAGAACGGCCAACAAATGTACAACGAATGGGCTTCGAAAAACCGGTTCAAGGTCGATGACGCTCTCT CTTTCAATTACACGAAAGACTCGGTGATGGTGGTGACCAAGGACGAGTACGAAAAATGCCACTCTGCCCATCCCATCTTCTACTCCAACAACGGTGCAACTACGTTCACACTGGACCGGCCTGGTTTGTTCTACTTCATCAGCGGAGTTGCCGGGCACTGCGAGAGAGGGCAGAAGATGATCATCAAGGTCTTGGAGCCGGCAACCCCGCCTCAATCCGCTGATCAGAACGCAACGGACCCGTCGCAGCCGAAGCATGGTTCGGCTGCAACGGCGGCCATCTCCTCTGCAGCAACTCTTGTGTTCTGCATGGTGTCATTTGTTGTGGTCTTTTTCTTCTAG